GCTCCCCGACGTCGGCCCGACCGACGGGCAGGGCGTGCTCGAGGGCTTCGCCGAGTAGGGCACTCAGGTTTTCGTCACTGGAGTCGGATCCGCGAGCGAATCGACGGACGGCGAGCCGGCGGCTCGCGATGTACGGGTACGAGGATGGGAACGAGGGGCCATGGAGCGTGTGACGGAACCCTGACCCCTATCGTCGCCAACGTACCCGATGAACAAAAACCCACTGCTACCGTGGTGAAAGTGAAATCAGCGCCGAAATTCGGGAATAATATCAAGTTAGTATTCGGTTAATTTACTGTAGACATGTTGTGTAACAGTCCGCGGCTCGGCGGCTGGCCGCCGGTGCAGCGGGCCCCGGCCGCCGTGTTACCGTGCCAGCGGCAGGGAGTAGCTCTGCTCGCGCTCCATCACGGCCTCCCACGTGGCCTCGCACTCGCAGGAGACCTGGTCGAAGACGGCGGGATCCTGCCGGAGGTCGAAGTCCTTGATCGCCCGCTGGGCGCGGTCGTCGCAGTCGCCGCAGTTGTGCGGCCCGCGGTCGCTCCCGTGGCCCACGGGGTCAGAGACGACGATGACGTCCTCGTCTGCTGTGTCCTCCAGCACCTCGCAGACCGACCAGAGCCACGGCGGCCGGTAGCCGCCGCCGTGGTACAGCTCCTCGACCATGGTGTAGTTCTGGACGTTCGTCGGGTTCATCGAGACGGTGTGACAGCCCTCGACGGCGGCGCACTTCCGGACGGACCGCTTCATGTCTTCGACGGCCTCGGACTCGCTGAGGAAGGGCGGCTTCATCAGGAGGTAGGCCTTGACGCCGGCCTCGGCGTCGTCGGTCGCGGCGGCCATCGCTTCTCTGCAGGCGTCCTCGAAGTCGGCGAAGTCGAAGTACTTGTTCACGCAGTCGTGGCGCACGCGGTCCGTCGCCGTCTCCAGTCCCACGGCGACGTCCGTCGCCAGCCCCTGCTCGGTGAAGTCCGCCACCTTCTCGCGGTCGACGAAGTCCGGCAGCGACTCGACGACGATGCGGTCGCGGTCCGCGAACGTCTCGGCGATGGCCTCGCGGGTCTCGGCCCCCACTTCGCGCTCGTCGAGGAAGCTCCCGGACGTGTAGATCTTGATCAGCCCCGATTTCTCGTCCGCGTTCTCCGCCTCGTGGTCCAGGCAGTGCTGGATCTGGGCCATCAGGTCCTCGTGGGCGACGCTGCCGCCCTCGACGGACTCGGCGACGTAACCGCACATCGTGCACCCGCCGGCGCGGGCCCACCGACACCCGCCGGTGTTGAGGATGATCGTCAGCGACTGGTAGACGCCGTCCGGCGTGTTGTCCTCGTCCAGCCACACCCGCGTGGGTTCGCGCGGGTCGTGGGAGGCGTCGTTGCGCGACCGCACCTCCCGCATCACCTTGTTGTGGGCGTCCATGCCCTTGCCCTGCTCGTAGACCTCGGGACTGGGCTTGCTCATTACCGTCTGCTGGGCACCGCACGCGTAAAACCGGCGCGGTCGCCGGGCCGTTTCAGGCGGTGAGTCACTCCGTGACGGCGGTGCTGACGGGTCCGAACGCCGGACGGCGAACCGGCCGCCTCAGCGGCCGTAACGGCCGGGTCATTTATCATCGGATACCGGATGGTATCGGGGTAGCTATGGACCGGTGCCCGACTCCCGACGTGGACGAGTACGCTGGCGTGCTGGATCGGCGGCTGGAAGCGCTGTTTCTCGACGGCTTCGTCGTCGGCCTCGCGGTGCTGGCGCTGGGGTACGTCGCGGGGATGCTGTTCGCGGACAGCGGTCTCGGCGGAGCGATCCTGGCCTCGTGGTTCGGCGTGCCCCTCGGCCTGTTCGCCTACCAGGTCGGCATGGAGGGCTACTACGGACAGACGCTCGGGAAGTACCTCCGCGGCATCGTCGTCGTCTCCAGTGACGGCTCGGACCTGACGTGGGGGAAGGCTCTCATCAGGAACCTACTCCGCGTCGTCGACGCCTTCCCGGCCTTCTACCTCGTGGGCATCGTCTCGGCGTACCTGACCGACGACCACCAGCGCGTCGGCGACCTCGCCGGCCAGACCGTGGTCGTCTACACCGCCGATTGACGGGACGACGCGTTCTCGCTCCCGGTTACCAGGTGAGACCTTCGTAGGTGATCCCGTCGCGGCGCTCGATCACGTTCCGGCCGTCGACGACGACGGGATCGGCCATCTCGTCGAACGCCTCGTCAAGCGCGGCGAACTCGTCCCAGCCGGTGACTGCGACGGCCGCGTGGGCGTCTTTGAGCGCCGCGGCCGCCGAGCCGGCCGCCTCGAAGTCCAGTTCCGGGGCGTACTCGCGGAACGCCTCGACCGCGACGGGGTCGTAGGCGACGACGTCGGCACCCCGGTCGATCAGCCCCTCGACGACCGGCTTCGCGCGCGTGTTGCGGCAGTCGTCGGTCCCGGGCTTGAACGCCAGCCCCAGCACCGCGACGCGCTTCCCGTCGACGTCGACGCGGTCGTCCAGCAGCGAGAGCAGGCGCTCGGGCTGACGGTCGTTGATATCCAGGGCCGCCTGGAGGACCGCCGGCTCGTAGCCCTCCTCGCGGGCGGCGGCGACGATGGCCGAGACGTCTTTCGGTAGACAACTACCCCCGAAACCCACCCCGGAGCGGAGGAAGCGCTCGGAGATGCGGTGGTCGAGCCCGACGGCGTCGGCCACCTCGTAGGCGTCGACGCCGAACTCCTTGCAGACGTTGCCGAGGTCGTTGATCGCCGATATCTTCGACGCGAGGAAGGCGTTGTTGGCGTACTTGATCATCTCCGCCTCGGCGATCCCGGTCTCGACGACGGGGACGTCGCCGTCGGCGGCCTCACGGAGCGGTTCGTAGAGCGCGTGGAGCAACTCCAGTGCCCGCTCGTCGTCGGTCCCGAACACGAGCTTGTCCGGGTTCAGGAAGTCCTCGACGGCCGTCCCCTCGCGCTGGAACTCGGGGTTCGAGGCGACCAGAAAGTCCTCGCCGCGCTCCGGGCCCGCCTCGGCGATGCGCTCGGCCAGGACGTCCTCGGTGGTGGTCGGGACGACCGTCGACTTGGTCACGACGAGGTGGGGCTCGTCGGCGTCTGCGCCGGCCAGCGCCTCGCCGACGGAACTCGCGCCGGCCTCCATGTACTGGAGGTCGATGCTCCCGTCGTCCCGGGAGGGCGTCGGCAGGGCCAGCATCGTCAGGTCCGTCTCGCGGACGGCGTCGTAGTCGGTCGTCGCCCGCAGGCGGTCCCCGCCGTGCTCGGCGACCAGTTCGTCCAGTCCCGGCTCGTGGATCGGTGCCTCGCCGGCGTTGACCGCGTCGACGACGTCCTGATCGACGTCGATGGTCGTCACCTCGTGCCCCAGGTCCGCGAGACAGGCCGCTACCGTCGTGCCCACGTACCCGCTCCCCACGATGCTGACGTTCATGAGGAGCCGTAGCCCCGCATGGAATTTCAGCGTTCTGGTAGGACGCCGGCGAGACGGTCGGAACCGCCGCTCCCGCCCGCGGTCCCGAAAGGTTTTGTCGGGGGACGCAAAACGTGTCGCTTATGCAAGCTGTCGTCCTCGCCGCCGGCGAAGGCACGCGGCTCCGCCCCCTGACGGAGGACAAGCCCAAGGGGATGGTGGAAGTCGACGGGAAGCCGATCCTGACGCACTGCTTCGAGCAACTGGTCGAGCTCGGCGCCGACGAACTGCTCGTCGTCGTGGGCTACAAGAAGCAGGTGATCATCAACCACTACGAGGACGAGTTCGAGGGCGTCCCGATCACCTACGCCCATCAGCGCGAGCAGAAGGGCCTGGCCGACGCCCTGCTGACCGTCGAGGAACACATCGACGACGACTTCATGCTGATGCTGGGGGACAACGTCTTCGACGCCAACCTGCAGGACGTCGTCAACCGCCAGCGGGAGCAGCGCGCCGACGCCGCCTTCCTCGTCGAGGAGGTCCCCTGGGAGGAGGCCTCCCGCTACGGCGTCTGTGACACCAACAAGTACGGCGAGATCGTCGACGTCGTCGAGAAGCCCGACGATCCGCCGTCGAACCTCGTGATGACCGGCTTCTACACGTTCACGCCGGCGATCCTCCACGCCTGTCACCTCACCCAGCCCTCCGATCGCGGCGAGTACGAGATCTCCGACGCCGTCGACCTGCTGATCAAGAGCGGCCGCACCATCGACGCCATCCGGATGGACGGCTGGCGCGTCGACGTCGGCTACCCCGAGGACCGGGACAAGGCCGAGCGCCTGCTCTCGGAGGGCGTCGAGGTCGAGGTCGAGGACGAGGAGAACGGCGACGCCGAGGCAGAGACCGCCGAGACGTCCGAGTGACGTCGTCGCCGGCGTGCGGTCCACGACTCACCGCCTCCGGTGCGCTTTTATTCCGTGCCGACGCCGTGCCGATAATGACGGTACTTGTCACCGGCGGTGCCGGGTTCATCGGCGGCCACCTCGCCGAGCGGTTCGTCGCCGACGGCCACGACGTGATCGTCCTGGACAACCTCGATCCCTTCTACCACCTCGACATCAAGCGCCACACGATCGATGTCCACCGCGAGACGGCCGCGGACGGCGGCGGCTCCTACGAGTTCGTCGAGGGCGACGTCCGCGACGCCGACCTCGTCGACGACCTCGTCGGGCGAGCGGACTACATCTACCACCAGGCCGCGCAGGCGGGCGTCCGCCCCAGCGTCGAGGACCCGCGCAAGTACGACGAGGTCAACGTCGACGGCACGCTGAACCTGCTGGACGCCGCCCGCGACACCGGCGTCGAACGGTTCGTGATGGCCTCCTCCTCGTCGGTCTACGGCAAGCCCCGGTACCTCCCCTACGACGAGGAGCATCCGACGACCCCCGTCTCGCCCTACGGCGCTTCCAAGCTGGCCGCCGAGCGCTACGCCTGCGCCTACAGCGAGGTGTACGACCTCCCCGCCGTCGCGCTGCGGTACTTTACCGTCTACGGCCCGCGGATGCGCCCGAACATGGCCATCTCCAACTTCGTCTCGCGGTGCATGAACGACGAGCCCCCGGTCATCTACGGCGACGGCACCCAGACCCGGGACTTCACCTTCATCGACGACGTCGTCGAGGCCAACGTGGAGCTGCTGACCAACGACGCGGCCGACGGCGAGGCCATGAACGTCGGCTCCACGGACAACATCGAGATCAAGACCCTCGCCGAGGAGATCCGCGACCAGCTGGCCCCCGACCTCGAGCTGGTCTACGAGGAGCGCCACGACGCCGACGCCGAGCACACCCACGCCGGCACGGACAAGGCCGAGGAGCTGATCGGCTACGAACCCACCCACACCATCCGGGAGGGCGTCTCCGAGTTCATCGACTGGTATCGCGACAACCGCGAGTGGTACGAGCCGCTCGTCCGCGAGTCGTAGGACGCACCGTCTTTTCTACCGCGGCCTGAACGACTGTCGCAGGTGTGAACAGCCAGAAAGCCCCGGTCGTCTGAACTCCCGCGGCTCGCTGCGCGCGCTCGCTTCGCTCGCGTGCTTACGTCGCCGGGGTTCGTTCAGACGACCGCCCCTTTCAGTCCCGCCCAGCGCTGATTGGTCAACCGGCATTGGGCGGGACTGAAAGGAGCGGCGAGCTACGGGAACCCCGGCGTTCGCGGCGCTTCGCGCCGCGTGCTCGGGAGACCTTCGGTCTCCCGGTGAAGGAAGCACCGCAGTCGAACGCAGTGAGACGCGGAGCGCAACGAGCCGCGGGAGTCTCGTGAGCGGAGCGAACGAGACCTCGGAAGACGAGCGAAGCGAATCTTCCGGTGGCGTAGCTAGCCGGGGCTTTCTGGCTGTTCTCAACTGAGGCAGCACACGTCGTACCTATTCAGTCGTCGTCTGCTAGGACCCATTCTTAAGCGCCCACGCAGTCACGTCACAACGACATGAGAGCCGTACGACTCCAGGAACACGGCGGAACGGAGGTACTGCAGGTCGAGGAGGTCGACCGGCCCGAACCCGGCGCGGACGAACTGCTCGTCGAGGTCGCCGCGGCGGGCGTGAACCCGGTGGACACGTACTTCCGGGACGGATCCTACGAGCCCGTCGACGTGCCGTTCACGCCGGGCGTGGACGTCGCGGGCACCGTCGCCGCCGTCGGTGACGCGGTCGAGGGCTTCGACGAGGGCGACCGCGTGTTCGGCACCGGCATCGGCAACGGCGGCCACCAGGGCGCCTACGCCGAGTACGCGACGATCCCGGACGACCGCGTGGTCCACCTGTCCGACGAGGCCGACCTGACCGAGGCGGGCGCGGCGGGCGTCGTCGCGGGCACGGCCTGGCGGTCGCTGATCGACCACGCCGACCTCGACCCGGCGGAGTACTGCCTCGTCCACGGCGGCTCCGGCGGCGTCGGCCACGCGGCCGTCCAGATCGCGGACGCCGTCAGCGCGCGGACGGTCACGACGGCGAGCGAGCAGTACCGGGACGAGGTGGCCGATCTCGGCGCCAAGACGGTGCTAGACTACGCTCGCGACGACCTCGCCGACGCCGTCGTCGAGGCCTCCGAAGGCGGCGTCGACGCGATCCTGGACCACCGGCTGGACGACTACCTCCAGTTCGACGCCGACGTCGCCGCGCAGGGGGCGACCGTCGTGGGGATCGGCGAGAACAGCCCCGACCCCGGGTTCACGAACGACGGCGCGGCGCGCTCGAAGGACGTGGAGTACCAGTTCATGAGCATGTTCAACACGCCCGACCTGCGCGTCCCGCTGCGGGGCGTGGCCTACCTCATGGAGCGCGGCGACCTCTCGATCGAGATCGCCCGGAGCTACGACCTCGCGGAGGCCGGCGAAGCCCAGCGCGCGGTGATGGAGGACAGCTTCCTCGGGAAGCTCGTCGTCGAGCCCTGAGGGACGGGATCGGATCGGGCCGATCCGGAGTGGTCTGATGGCTTGCGGGCTTCACGGCGGGGTCAAGGGACCCGATCGCCCACCTGGAAGGTTCGATGTTCGGCCAGCGAGTCGTAGCCCCCGCCGAGGACGAAGCCGTACACGAGGTACGCGACCATCGTCGCGATCAGCAGCGGGAGGCGATCGGCGAAGGCGCCGCCCTCGAGGCCGGCGCTCCCGAGCGCGACGACGAGGTGGCCGGACCACAGCACGAGCGCGAACACCATCCCGTGGACCGTGCCCGAGTCGCCCGGCAGTGCCCAGGTGACCGCGCCGAACACGAGCGGCCACGCCACGGCGAACAGGAGGCCGAACCAGACGTACGTCAGCAGCGTCGCCGTGGTCGACTCCAGTTCGCAGTACGGCGGTCCACCGACTGCACAGAGGCTCCTGAAGGTCGCGAACAGGAGGAGGTCGGTCCCGGCCAGCAAGACGTCGGCGACGAGCAGGAAGAGCAACAGGACGACCGTGGCCGCGATACCCCCGCCGAGACTGCTCCTGACTGGATCCATGAGGCCCCGTGCGCACGGATCGAGAAAAATGTCATGATCCATACAATGGCGAACTAGCACCGGAATCCTGCCGGATGATCGGTGACTACTTGCCACTCGGCGCGACGCCGGAGCGCCCCGACAACGTGGGCCGCGCCTACCTCTCCGCGACGTGGCGCACCTTGCAGGCGACGCCCCGCGTCGACTCGGCCATCTCCGGGCCGGACATCTGCGCGCGGCCGACGCCGAACGCGGCGGGGCCCTCGATCACGACCTCGTCGCCGACCCGAATGTCGTCGCTGGCGTCGACGACGCCGGGGGCGAGGACGGAGCCGTGGGGAACGAAGGGGTCGATTTCCACGGTCCGCGTGGGCACGTCCGCGTCGACCCAGCGGCGAGCACCGTCCAGGGTGAGGCCGAGCAGGCCGTACTCCTGGGTGAGCGCGGCCAGTTGCTCGCCGTCCGCATCGTGGGCCCGCAGCTGGGGGTAGAGGCCCTCCGCGGTCAGGTCGCCCTCGGGGAACAGCGCGTCGCCGGCGCCGTCGCCGAACTGGTAATCCGCGACCGCCCGGAGCGTGTTGTGCTGGCGCTCGCGCTTGCGGTACTTCGGATAGCCCTCAAGCGCGCCGGCGAGGTTCGCCAGCGAGTCGCCCGTCGTCGGGTGGTCCTCGACGGTGAACGTGAACTCGAGGTCGAGGGCCTCGGCGGCGCGCTCGCAGATGTCGCGGTAGCCCTCGTCCGGGACGTGGGCGATCACCTCGGGGTAGTCGGTCCGTTCGAGGTACCGCCGGAGGACGTCGCTGACGAACTCGACCTCGTTGGCCGTCCAGCGGCCGGTCACGACCGAGTCGTAGTGCTGGGCGGGGTACGTGAGTTCGAGTTCCTGCGGGACGACGCCGATGGGCGAGGTCATCGACAGCATGTGCCCGCGGAACTGGACGGCGCTGTGGTACTGCTCGTGGCTCTGGGAGTCGCTGTAGGGCTTGCGGGCGGAGCAGGGGACGATCACCAGCGGCTGGTCGTCGAAGCGCTTGCGATACCGTTCCGTCACGCGCTGGGCGAACCGCTGGATCTCGACGCGGCGCATGGTGTCCTCCGTCGCGGCGGTGATCTCCGCGCGGCGGTGGACCGGCGTGCGCTGTTCCAGATACGCGTACTGCTGGTCCAGGCGGCGCATCGTCGCCGTGAGCCACTGGTCCTGGCGGGCCTGACCCTCGACGTAGTCCCGGAGGCGGCCGTCGCGGATGCGCCGGCGGACGCGACGGAGTTCCGCTTCCAGCGCGTTGACGTTGTGTTCGACGCAGTCCTCGCGGTCGAACTCCTCGCGCGGGACCTGGCAGGCCGGACACGAGCAGGGCAGTTCGTCGAGGTCCTCGAGGAAGTACGCCTCGTCGGTGGTGAGATAGCGGCCCTCGGTCCCGCGGACGACGGCCTTGTCCGCGTCCACGAGGTCGACGCCGGCGTAGACCAGCGTGGCGACGTTGCGCGGCGTGGCGACGCCCGGGAGATAGAGGGCGGCGTCGGCCGGGATCGCCTCGCGCGTCCGGAGCACGGCGTCGACGAACGCCTCGGCGTGGCCGGCGATGCCGGGGCCGCCTGCGAGGACGTAGGCGTCGGCGCCGTGGTCCTCGGCGGTGTCGGGCGAGACGACCGCCGCGCTGGGGTAGTCGACGTCGGGGTAGTCGACGGCGAAGGCCTCCTCGACCTCGTCGGGCGTCCCGCCGGGGAACCCGCGGTGGGGGAGGACGGTGAGCGCGCTCTCGTCGCCCTCGGGGACCTCGCGGTCCTCGGGCCAGAGGCTGCCGGCGTCCTCCAGAACGTCGTCCACGAGCGCGGGCGTGGTGACGGGGTCGGCCAGCCGGAGCTCGGCCAGCCTGGCCGCGCCGTCGCGCTCGTGGACCTCGAAGTAGTCGGTCATGACGACGATTCGGCGGCGGGCGACCAACTATCTTACTAAAGCAAGAGAATCCCGCCGTTGACGGCAGGCGTGAATCGTGTCACCTCTCTACACAACAGATGTGGTGGGTGCTACTTGGATATTCGATATCGAATCGCGGCCATTAAGTCATCGCACTGTCATAGGCTATGTATAGTGAACCTGGTCACAACACGCACCATCACGGCATCACTCACCAACGACCGTGAGGGTGTCGTGCGTGACCTCAATTCACTCGCTCGTTCTGGTAGCAAAATCTGGAACGTTGCTCGGTGGACCATCAGCCGCATCTGGGACCACACTGGTGAAATTCCCGACGAAGGGCCGCTCAAGTCCTACATGAAAACCCAAGAATGCTGGAAAGATTTGAACTCGCAGTCAAGTCAGGCAATCGTCGAAGAATTGTCTGGCGCTTTCCAGTCGTGGTTCGAACAAGACAACCCAGACGCAAACCCACCGGGCTACCGCAAAGATGGAGATGAACGGCCACGCAGTACAATCACGTTCAAAGAAGACGGCTTCAAACTGGATACGAAACACCAGCAGGTCCGTCTGTCCAAAGGTGCAAACCTGAAAGACAGGTGGGCCGACTTCATCCTCTGTGAATACGAAACCGGGCCGGACGTGGACCTCACCGACGTAGAAGATGTGCAACAGGTCCGTACCGTCTGGACCGGTGAGCAGTGGGAACTGCACTTCGTCTGTAAGGTTGCCGTTGATGCGGACGACTCATCCGGTGAGAAGACGGCAGGTGTTGACCTTGGTATCTGCAATACGGCGGCTGTCTCTGTCGGTGACGAGACGCTGCTGTATCCGGGTAATGCCCTGAAAGAAGACGCCCACTACTTCCGGCAGGTAGAATACGACACGGAGGGTGAAGATGGCCCCAGC
This genomic interval from Halomicrobium urmianum contains the following:
- a CDS encoding RDD family protein is translated as MDRCPTPDVDEYAGVLDRRLEALFLDGFVVGLAVLALGYVAGMLFADSGLGGAILASWFGVPLGLFAYQVGMEGYYGQTLGKYLRGIVVVSSDGSDLTWGKALIRNLLRVVDAFPAFYLVGIVSAYLTDDHQRVGDLAGQTVVVYTAD
- a CDS encoding DUF6789 family protein, coding for MDPVRSSLGGGIAATVVLLLFLLVADVLLAGTDLLLFATFRSLCAVGGPPYCELESTTATLLTYVWFGLLFAVAWPLVFGAVTWALPGDSGTVHGMVFALVLWSGHLVVALGSAGLEGGAFADRLPLLIATMVAYLVYGFVLGGGYDSLAEHRTFQVGDRVP
- the aglM gene encoding UDP-glucose 6-dehydrogenase AglM gives rise to the protein MNVSIVGSGYVGTTVAACLADLGHEVTTIDVDQDVVDAVNAGEAPIHEPGLDELVAEHGGDRLRATTDYDAVRETDLTMLALPTPSRDDGSIDLQYMEAGASSVGEALAGADADEPHLVVTKSTVVPTTTEDVLAERIAEAGPERGEDFLVASNPEFQREGTAVEDFLNPDKLVFGTDDERALELLHALYEPLREAADGDVPVVETGIAEAEMIKYANNAFLASKISAINDLGNVCKEFGVDAYEVADAVGLDHRISERFLRSGVGFGGSCLPKDVSAIVAAAREEGYEPAVLQAALDINDRQPERLLSLLDDRVDVDGKRVAVLGLAFKPGTDDCRNTRAKPVVEGLIDRGADVVAYDPVAVEAFREYAPELDFEAAGSAAAALKDAHAAVAVTGWDEFAALDEAFDEMADPVVVDGRNVIERRDGITYEGLTW
- a CDS encoding archaeosine biosynthesis radical SAM protein RaSEA yields the protein MSKPSPEVYEQGKGMDAHNKVMREVRSRNDASHDPREPTRVWLDEDNTPDGVYQSLTIILNTGGCRWARAGGCTMCGYVAESVEGGSVAHEDLMAQIQHCLDHEAENADEKSGLIKIYTSGSFLDEREVGAETREAIAETFADRDRIVVESLPDFVDREKVADFTEQGLATDVAVGLETATDRVRHDCVNKYFDFADFEDACREAMAAATDDAEAGVKAYLLMKPPFLSESEAVEDMKRSVRKCAAVEGCHTVSMNPTNVQNYTMVEELYHGGGYRPPWLWSVCEVLEDTADEDVIVVSDPVGHGSDRGPHNCGDCDDRAQRAIKDFDLRQDPAVFDQVSCECEATWEAVMEREQSYSLPLAR
- a CDS encoding RNA-guided endonuclease InsQ/TnpB family protein, whose amino-acid sequence is MVNLVTTRTITASLTNDREGVVRDLNSLARSGSKIWNVARWTISRIWDHTGEIPDEGPLKSYMKTQECWKDLNSQSSQAIVEELSGAFQSWFEQDNPDANPPGYRKDGDERPRSTITFKEDGFKLDTKHQQVRLSKGANLKDRWADFILCEYETGPDVDLTDVEDVQQVRTVWTGEQWELHFVCKVAVDADDSSGEKTAGVDLGICNTAAVSVGDETLLYPGNALKEDAHYFRQVEYDTEGEDGPSNHAAWARQKKSRRQTHFLHAVSKDIVEQCAERGVGTIAVGYPNTIRDETDWGRHGNKRLHNWAFETLIQHIEYKAEERGIDVERVDEYSLATSITCCECGMQADSNRIERGLYVCEHCELVANSDLNAAENMRATVTPNPAQDRSNGCLAQPSVRLFDKQTGRVAPQGQVRP
- a CDS encoding NADPH:quinone reductase, translated to MRAVRLQEHGGTEVLQVEEVDRPEPGADELLVEVAAAGVNPVDTYFRDGSYEPVDVPFTPGVDVAGTVAAVGDAVEGFDEGDRVFGTGIGNGGHQGAYAEYATIPDDRVVHLSDEADLTEAGAAGVVAGTAWRSLIDHADLDPAEYCLVHGGSGGVGHAAVQIADAVSARTVTTASEQYRDEVADLGAKTVLDYARDDLADAVVEASEGGVDAILDHRLDDYLQFDADVAAQGATVVGIGENSPDPGFTNDGAARSKDVEYQFMSMFNTPDLRVPLRGVAYLMERGDLSIEIARSYDLAEAGEAQRAVMEDSFLGKLVVEP
- the aglF gene encoding UTP--glucose-1-phosphate uridylyltransferase AglF is translated as MQAVVLAAGEGTRLRPLTEDKPKGMVEVDGKPILTHCFEQLVELGADELLVVVGYKKQVIINHYEDEFEGVPITYAHQREQKGLADALLTVEEHIDDDFMLMLGDNVFDANLQDVVNRQREQRADAAFLVEEVPWEEASRYGVCDTNKYGEIVDVVEKPDDPPSNLVMTGFYTFTPAILHACHLTQPSDRGEYEISDAVDLLIKSGRTIDAIRMDGWRVDVGYPEDRDKAERLLSEGVEVEVEDEENGDAEAETAETSE
- the arcS gene encoding archaeosine synthase subunit alpha; the protein is MTDYFEVHERDGAARLAELRLADPVTTPALVDDVLEDAGSLWPEDREVPEGDESALTVLPHRGFPGGTPDEVEEAFAVDYPDVDYPSAAVVSPDTAEDHGADAYVLAGGPGIAGHAEAFVDAVLRTREAIPADAALYLPGVATPRNVATLVYAGVDLVDADKAVVRGTEGRYLTTDEAYFLEDLDELPCSCPACQVPREEFDREDCVEHNVNALEAELRRVRRRIRDGRLRDYVEGQARQDQWLTATMRRLDQQYAYLEQRTPVHRRAEITAATEDTMRRVEIQRFAQRVTERYRKRFDDQPLVIVPCSARKPYSDSQSHEQYHSAVQFRGHMLSMTSPIGVVPQELELTYPAQHYDSVVTGRWTANEVEFVSDVLRRYLERTDYPEVIAHVPDEGYRDICERAAEALDLEFTFTVEDHPTTGDSLANLAGALEGYPKYRKRERQHNTLRAVADYQFGDGAGDALFPEGDLTAEGLYPQLRAHDADGEQLAALTQEYGLLGLTLDGARRWVDADVPTRTVEIDPFVPHGSVLAPGVVDASDDIRVGDEVVIEGPAAFGVGRAQMSGPEMAESTRGVACKVRHVAER
- a CDS encoding SDR family oxidoreductase translates to MTVLVTGGAGFIGGHLAERFVADGHDVIVLDNLDPFYHLDIKRHTIDVHRETAADGGGSYEFVEGDVRDADLVDDLVGRADYIYHQAAQAGVRPSVEDPRKYDEVNVDGTLNLLDAARDTGVERFVMASSSSVYGKPRYLPYDEEHPTTPVSPYGASKLAAERYACAYSEVYDLPAVALRYFTVYGPRMRPNMAISNFVSRCMNDEPPVIYGDGTQTRDFTFIDDVVEANVELLTNDAADGEAMNVGSTDNIEIKTLAEEIRDQLAPDLELVYEERHDADAEHTHAGTDKAEELIGYEPTHTIREGVSEFIDWYRDNREWYEPLVRES